From one Lolium rigidum isolate FL_2022 chromosome 4, APGP_CSIRO_Lrig_0.1, whole genome shotgun sequence genomic stretch:
- the LOC124647096 gene encoding LOB domain-containing protein 1-like, which yields MESSGDTGPLHSSPTPTSPPQPSATTTVVLSPCAACKILRRRCVDRCVLAPYFPPTDPHKFATAHRVFGASNIIKLLQELPEEHRADAVSSMVYEAAARVRDPVYGSAGAICQLQRQVDGLKAQLARAQAELAAVRAHHAQLLALLCTVETMAASNSAGGQHDGTYCGEVVAGSGGRSQIATAAARGGAAPVDARYVVDGIMEAGTVGAWADEPLWT from the exons ATGGAGTCGTCGGGCGACACGGGACCATTGCACTCCTCGCCGACCCCGACGTCGCCACCACAGCCCTCGGCAACGACGACGGTGGTGCTGAGTCCGTGTGCGGCGTGCAAGATCCTCCGCCGCCGGTGCGTCGACCGGTGCGTGCTGGCGCCCTACTTCCCGCCCACCGACCCGCACAAGTTCGCCACCGCGCACCGCGTCTTCGGCGCTAGCAACATCATCAAGCTCCTACAG GAGCTGCCGGAGGAGCATCGCGCGGACGCGGTGAGCAGCATGGTgtacgaggcggcggcgcgggtgcgCGATCCCGTCTACGGCAGCGCCGGCGCCATCTGCCAGCTCCAAAGGCAGGTGGATGGGCTCAAGGCGCAGCTCGCCCGTGCCCAGGCCGAGCTCGCCGCCGTGCGCGCCCACCACGCGCAGCTCCTCGCGCTACTCTGCACAGTGGAGACGATGGCGGCCTCCAATTCTGCCGGAGGGCAGCACGATGGAACCTACTGCGGAGAGGTCGTCGCCGGGAGCGGCGGACGATCGCAGATCGCCACGGCAGCCGCACGTGGCGGTGCCGCGCCGGTGGACGCCCGTTACGTCGTCGACGGCATcatggaggctggcaccgtcggcGCCTGGGCCGACGAGCCGCTCTGGACATGA